AAATGCCTTTCCCTCTTCAAGAATCTGTTGAGCCGCAACCACGTCAGTCCCTTCCTTTATTCCCCTTGACACTGTCAGATCCGAGCACGTACCTCTCCACAGCCCTTGCAAGGATACGGTACATCATCCTGTTCCATGGGCGAATCTGGGTAGATAGCAGGCGACTCCATGGTGAGAATGTCCGAGCGGCGCTTGAACAGCAGCCCAGCTGTGTGTTATTGATGATGGCACTCCTTTCCCCGGAATAGTCGAGAATTTGGCCCGCGTGGGATGTAAGACGCAGCGAAGCTTAGGAAGACGGATTGTTGGTGTACTTCCAAAGTTGGGTCAAACATCCATCTGATGCGGGATGGTAGAGCGCGATCGAGGCAGTTTATGAGCCGCACGGATTGATGGATGAAAAATGGTTGAGAGAAGGATAAAAGTAAAAAGTCTTGGGAACCGAAGGACACGCACGCCGTTCCCGACGGATGGTTGAGCCTATTCGGGGGGAGCGAAGGGGTAGCGGCAGGACGGGGAGGACACGTAGGAATCGTTCGTTCGCAAATGGGACCTGGACAAGAGAAGTAAAATTAGTGTGTCAGTTCTGGTGAATTGCAGGAATGTAGAGCACGGTGTTCTTCGCCGTCTCAGGGAGAAATAGCTCCGTACCCCAGTTCGCAATCACAATCTTGGGGCTATTTCGAAATAATAACCAAATTCAGAAACGTGAAGGGCCATAAGACGACAGtcaaaggaaaaaagaaaaagaaaaaagaaaaaagaaggcCGATGGGATAGCAGCAAGGGGAGGATGACAGAGGGGGTAGCCGGACAGGACAGGCCAGGAGGGGGTGGAAATGCACGGCCAAAGAGCCCAGAGACAGACGGACAACAAGACAGCAGGAAGATCCAATCCAGACACCAAATAGGAGACAGAAGAGAGAGTCTGGGAAATGGCGATTCTCAGGACCGCAGCGAGACAGGGAACTCACCTTCCACGGAACCGTTTCAGATAGAGGACTCGAGTGCCCCTCTTGACGACAAGCAACGGTCGAGACCGGTGCGTGAGGTATAGCACGGTGTAATGAGGAAGATTGTAAAACAAGTGAGCCCGAATTATGACTGGCACGGTTCTGAAAGACCGAGCCGGCAGTGGGGAGGAAGAGAATCTGATATAAGAAAGGGGGAACCGGCGTGGAAGTTGAGGCTGTACAAATGCGGGAGTctggtacggagtacatctACTACTATCGGCGGAGCAGTACAACTACAACTACAAGTAcaggtactccgtacacaaAGCTCACAGAAAAGCAATGGCCTATTCATTCACTCGTGCCAACAATAGAATAAGTGTCAGCATTGTTTCAAGTACACAGAGTGGTTATCCCTGCTGATATTCTGCACTTCCCCAGTACATGGCCCCTGACAATTCACGTGATATTATGCCTCAGGCTGACACTCGGTAGCTACCGAGTGCATGCCTTGTTCATCAGGCATAAATAGTCTGACCAGTCTGAAACCGAAGACCCGTCTTGGGATCGTGCCACTTCCTGGTTCACGAAGGTGGCTAGTAATTTGAAGCTTGCCGTCTCTTCCTATGGCAGGTTTGTGGCATGCGCAAGTTTGTCTGGTTATGTTTACATATGGGATGTGAACCAAGAGATACTCGTACACTGCCATAAGTTGCAAGATGGCCTTCACTTGATGTCCTTTTCTCAGGATCGAAATCACTTAACTGCAGTGTCTAACATTGCAGTGGAGTAGCTTCGAAGTGTAGGATTTGAGGAAGAACTATCTACAATCCTACAACATTGAATACGAGACATGGGCTGCGGTTTTCTCACCTAATGACAGGCCGTCACCTATCTCACAAGAGATGGTCACGTCTGGATCTGGAAAAGCAACATAAGAAGTGTTAATGGTACCTGATGCTGCTGTTGGCTGGAATTATTTTAgggctttttttcttttcctttttttttttctttttacttCATCAAATGGAGAATTGGTGGATTCATTGATGAGTTATGAGACGAGAGTCTGGGCGACAAATTCAGCAGTTCTTGCCAGAATACGGCAATACAATAGGGTATTTCCAGAAGCCCTTGCTTTTTTCACCAGAAGGTAAGGTAATAGTGACTACTAGAAGCTGGGTCTGCAAGATTGAGTTCTGGGATTGGTCTTTACAATACACAGACTTATTCCCCAGGGCCATTAACGCCCAATTAACTGAGTATCTTTTTCTCCAGATGGCATGGTGGTCACGTCCGCCGGCTCGAATGTCACGTCCGCCTCTGGCAGGCAACTTCAGACTCACAAACTGGCTTCCTGACAGCCCAAAGAACTTTCGAAGTTTGACATGTTGGCATTCTCAGAAAATGGCAGCCATGGTATCTGCCAGTCTTGACGCTGGATTCGCCATATGGGATACGGTTGAATGGGAATTTCTGCGTCGGATCAGCCTTCCCGAAATATCATCCACGTCTTCCTCATATTTCGAACCTGAATTTGCTTCATCGCCGGACGAGAGCGTGCTAGATTGCtataaagaaagaaattTAGAGCAAaggggaaaagaagaaaaaaagaaagaggccATACGTATGCAGTCAATCCACCTTGCTCTTCAATTTTGTCCTTGCCTCTATTcaccaagaaagaagcatTGTTACCAATTAGACCGCCACTACTCACTCCAAAGCCAGCTTCCTGCCTATCCACCATTCATTCACCCACTTGAAGACTACGAGTGAATCAACAAGCCACTTTTAAGTACTTTTTACTGGCGACATGATCTTTGTATGTAGTCTTGTATTGGCGAGAATGAACGACTTGCGATGCATGGCTTGTTTTTGAGTCCGGCTTTTCCCCCGTAATACAACCTCGCCTATAATAACTAAATGACTCGTCATCAAATCACTCTGTGGACAGAAGTAATGCAGCTGCACTGGCTTTCTTGCCTTCCCTAGTGCCTGTCTATTTCCTGCGCCCAGTCCCAATCTCACATCAAAGTCACACCGGCCAACCACTGAGCCCTACAACCATCAAGTCTTATGGAGTCCAACAAATCAAACGTAAGCGCGGTTATGTCACACCAGCGGATAATCAAACTCGTCAGCTTTGACGATGAATGTTTTGTTCAAGTAAACAAAGAATCGAAACGCCAATTTGCCCGTTCTGGGGCCATTATCTCATTGTCGCGTTATCCAAACCCTGGGTTATGTCTTGTTCCGTACGCCGCGCTGCTGCCTCCAGCCTCCCATATATTCGCCTCtcgctctttctcttctcttcttccttcttccaaCTCTCTACCCGTCTCTTCCTACTGCTTTTATCGTTTTCTCTCTATTCTCATTTATTTCTCGTTTTATATCGTTTACTGCCATCTCAACTATTTTAAACAGTCTATTCACCATATGTCTGCAAAGTTACTCTGGTAGGGTAAAGTCATGTTTATATACTGCTATATACATACAGCTCCTGTTGGAGAACTCACTGTCTCTCGAGACGCCCTTTGGTTGGAGGCTGGGTAGGGTGCAGGGACGACGTTACGAAGTTACGACCCTTAGCCACTCTAACATTGAACAGCAAACACACTGGCCCTGGAGGAAGGACGGTCACGGTCCTGGGCTTGTCAGTGGCCCCTGCCATTTTTTCCGGCCGACTGATCATGCTGGGCCGCAAGGACTTGTTCTTGTGGGAAGGACTGGTTGGGCGGTAGGTTGGGCTTGGGATATCTGCCTTGTTGGCTGTTTGTGAACGTTCGCTTGGTCGACCGTTGACGAACTGTCTCCACTGACCTTATATAGAGTACTCTAGATAGGATAGCAGGCCTATGGTCGGGTGGTTGGGTTGGGCCTGGGGGGTAGACTATCGAGTTGCCCCATTTGACGTGGTATCCCGCATTGAAGCAAGTGCTCCTTTCCTGTTCGATAGACCTCTGATGGATCGTCACTAAGTTGGTATAGATATTCTAGATACAACAACAGGCCCTGGTGGGAGGTCGGTAACAGTGACTCGAGTTCGCTCAAGTCATCGTTTCCGACCGACTGATCATGCTGGACCGCATGGACTTGTCCTTGTGGGAAAGACTGGTTGGGCGGTAGGGTTGGGCCTGGGGGGAAGACCACCGAGTTTCCCCGTTGTAACTTGACCACTGCTTTGGTGTGAGTCCGTTGCTGTCTTTCATTATTACGAAAGTGACGCTTACGGATTGTTGCCTGGCGTTGATGCCTCAGGAGCAGATCGAGATCATGTATCTCGGCGTTATTCCCTGATACAGAGTCAGCGATGCGCCACTGTTTTTGGTCATCCAGTTTACTATGACTTGCATCGACGCCGGTTCTTTGCTTTCTGAACACATGGAGTATCCGCGAGTCATACCTTGGATATCATAAAAACCCTCGGGGTGGTTCTTCGACTTTTGCTTCACCCTCCGTGAATGTGAATTTCAATGGTATAGCCTCTATGCTGTCATAAGTAGTTgtgttggtgatggtgattGATAATCATCTAGCTAATCATACATGACACGATGATTGGACGGCAGACTAACTATCAGGCAATGAGTACCTACAGCCTTTACCGTAACATGGCAATCGATTGCGTATCTGGTCGGCCCGTTTGCAATCCTTGGGCTATTGTAGTTCAAATAAAACAGCCTTCAAGGACAAGGACCTGGAATGCTGAGCACAATCACGAAGACCATTCATTGGTGACCGTAAAGCCATATACTCACCGGCTCCGACCAACTGCTCGCAACCATGCATGGGTCATTTGGACAGAAGCCAGCCAGTGGTCGAGCTGACTTGATCTTCATGAGTACCATGTCTGGTTGTACGTTGAGAGCATCCATATCCAACGCCCATCGTGGTATTACAAGAATCCCACTTCAGGCACCAGTGATGGTTAAAAACGTACCGCGCGTTTTCCGTTAGACGTCGAAAGTGTGATGTGTGGTTTCGAAAAGAATCCTCACGCAGGTGCTCTCTTCCGCAGATGAGGGAATCATCGTGCGAACACGGGTGTGGGAGCATGCTCTACCAACTGCTCTTTGTTCTGTAGCTGTAAGTAAGAGAATGAAAAGTAAGCTTTCAACCTGATCCCAAGCGGGGGGTGAGTTTGGTCCTGATCTTAACGCTTGCACCGAAATCCAGTCATCATTTGCATTTGTTCGCGGCTGTGGTTGCCAATTCTATTGCCTTTCTTCAATTGCGTTATCGAGCGATCCCTAGCCATGATTATTGTACtgctgtacagagtacggagtagagcTATCTCTGCCTTTACCAAAGCAATCAAGGAAGAACGACAGCATGAAAGCGGGAGAGATAGACTGTTGCTAAGGTTCTCCGTACGAATGGAGATGGACTCCGTAAGCTGAATTCCCAATATGGAAATGCGGAGACCTCCGTCGAAAAAGATAGAAACGTTCGCCCATAACCATACCCGTACCTGATAGACAGTCACTCATGGAGTTCAACCCAGCCCGGCTCAAATAGTGATGCCTATCCATACACTAAGCCATTCTACGTAGTCCAAGTACGTACCCAGAGTAGACAGCAATTTATTCTCGGCTGAAGTCATATCCAGAAATCCCGCATACACCGACACCGATATTCCATCGCACTCCGACTGCTCCGTATCTTCCGGAAGATAGATCTCGGAACATAAATCCATACACGTATGCATAAACACCCTAGTAGGTCTAGTAGGTACAGAGTATCCCCTGCCAAGCCTCCAGAACAATAGAAATGCCAATCAAAACCGGGAATGTATAGGGCGTCTCCTGTGATGTAATGATCTGCATTCTATTTTTACCCCTGACTATCGTACCATGGTGTAGTAGTACTTGTAGTCCGGAATATGTGTGCTGTGCAGGAGGAGCATTAAGAAATTCTACGATATGTAAGGGGGTGAAGTATAGACGAGCAGAATATACGGGTATGTGGCAGAGAGCAAGTGACAATGGCAGTTTGCCTACAGAGTAGAATACGGAGAGAGTACGGAGACTAACAAGGCTAGTAGCGTCAATTCAATCACGGGGCCCATCTGATCACGCCTTGCCGATCTCCAGCCGGGGTTGGGATTCTCCATCGGTACCGCCGTTTCGTTCGGGGTGAGGAATACGGAGTGCTCTGTAGGTACCTGTACGAAGTACCCTGTCCCCCGAGCAAGGCATCCATTACTCGTAGCAACAGAGAACGAATAGATGAGGCAGACTGGGCAACAGCACCTACTCAAACTGTCAATGTATGAGCGTACTATGCTTGCTGTTTGCTATTTCAACAAACAGGTCTCTCACCGTCTCGACCATCGACTATccatactccggagtagttCCAGTTCCGCCGTTCCACAAACGCGTCATCCGAATCAATAGAAGCAACGGATCAGGAGATTCTTCACAGTGTCCCTCTTAACTAAGCATCCGGAATAGGTTATAAATACCCTCCCTCATCACGTCCAGAATCAATCAACAACAACTCATCTCTCAATCCTCTGAACAAATCTACTCTACTCTCCTCCAAACCATCACAATGAAGCTCTCCATCCTCgcctccctcttcctcgccggCTCTGCCATCGCCGCTGGCACCACTGTTGAGAAGCGTGGTTCCCCGACCGTACGTCCTTACCCCCCTATCTCGATGTAAAGTACTCGGAACAGCAGCTAACAACAATGAATAGATCGACGACAACCAGCCCTGCCAGTCCGACAGCAAGACTGACTACTGCAAGAGCGGTCTCTGCATCGTAAGTTCAGCCCGAACCCCGAACTCCTGAAAATCAATCACAATGGGAGAAAGGAAAACATGCTAACAATCCCACAGCAAGAGCCCAACCAGCCCTCGGGCACCTGCCGCCCTAAGGGCCAGCAGAACTAAGCGGTTTCTGCGCCGATGATTGTATATAATTATTGAATATTAATATTTCTTTTGTTGATGATTGCTTTTTTGCCTTGTTGAAacatactccggagtacttgtaGTGGGGTGTAGGGTAGTGGACGAGGACTATGGTTCATGCAGGGCTGATCTGTACTTCGTGTTCCGTACTTAGTACGGGGCGAGTCTGGGGTGCGTCAGGGGTTTGAATCATTGAATCCCGTTGGTCGGACCGAGGTAGTCGGGTGCGGGAGTACGGAGAGTAGTTTCAACTGTACTCGGTACGTAGCAAACAATGATTCCATGTGCTTGAAATACAATGTGCTCACTGCAATGCGCTTAATTCCAATTCGAGGATCCCTCTTGAAATACGAAAATAGTTTGAACTCGATGAAGGAAATATATATCCACTCAACTAATACACAAAATATACCACTCAGGTATCATAAATTCCCAAACGCCAATAATGCTCTATAATAAAGAGACAATAACAAAACTATTTAATATAATCAAGGTACGGAGCAGTGATACTAGAGCTTAAGTCTCCAACGACTGATGAATCACACTCGTGCGATACGTCTCACTCCGCTGAATCAACTCCGTATGCGTTCCCTGCTCCACACAGACACCCTCCTCAATGAGGAAAATCCGATCCGCGCGGTGAATCGTGTTCAACCGATGCGCAATCGCGACGATCGTCGTCCGCCCGGCCAACGTAGCCAGTGCTTCTTGGATGCGCTTTTCAGACTCCACATCCAGCGCGCTGGTAGACTCGTCCAACAGCAACATACGGGGTTTCCGGACGAGCGCACGCGCAATGGAAAGACGTTGCCGCTGGCCACCGGAAAATTGCTTTCCGTCGTGGCTGCACAGGGTGTCGTAGCCCTGGGGCAGGGCCATGATGACATCGTGGATATTGGCCATTTTGCAGGCGGCTTCGATTTCCGCCTGGCTGGGTTCGTGGCCTGGGCGGGCGCCGAGACCGATGTTGAAGGCGACGCTGCCTTCGAACATGACGTTCTCTTGTGGGACGAGGGCGATATCGTCGCGGAAGGAGGTGCCCAGTTGCCGGGTGATGTCTGTGCCGTCGATGACAACTGCACCTTGGGCCGGGCGGTAGAAGCGCTCGAGCATGGCGAAGGTGGTCGATTTACCGGATCCCGAGGGTCCCACGAGTGCACAGAACTGACCTGGTTGGATATCGATGCTGAGACCGCGCAGGATAGGACGTTCCGGGCGCGAGGGGTAGGTGAAGTGGACGTTGCGGAGTTGGGCACCGAGTCCGTTCTCGGGCGGGATGAGGAGGGCAGTGCTATCGCcaggggaggaggaggggggagaggaggaggttgTGGTGGAGGCGGCTTTTTCGTTGGCTTCGACGTCGGGAAGTTTCTCGTCGAGGAGTTGGCTGGAGGGTTGGACGTTGGCGGTTGAGCCGGGGGAGAgttcttcttcggcggagCGGGTGGTGAGCAGGTCGACGATGTTGCTGGAGGCCACGCGCGCTTTGGAGATATCAGGCGCCAGAGCGAACATCTGTCCGCAGGACTGGGTACTGAAGAGCAGGGCTGGGAGGACAATGAAGAATTGGGTCTGCGAGTATAGACCCGCTGCGATCTGCCGCGATCCCCACCAGTATGCCAGCGCGTACACCAGGTTACTGATACTGAACGCGGCCGCGAGCCAGACATTTCCCCATGCGATGGCCTTCATGGTAGCGCGGTAGGGCTTGACCAGGGCGCGGCCGAAGACTGCGTACGACTGCTTCTCGAGCGAGAACGCAGCCACGGCGCGGATGTTGTCGACGGCTTCGACGGTGATGGCAGTCGCATTGGCAAAGGCTTTCTGGTGACGCTCAGCGAACTTGGCCTGCACGCGCAGCTTCATCATACCAGCGACCAGCAGGACGGGAATCGTGGGAAGCAAGACGACGGTGATCTTCCAGGCGATAGCAAGCGAAATCACCAGACCAGCAATCAAGTTAACAGCAGTCGCCAGCAGCAAACCAATCGTCGTACCCGTAATCCCACTCAACGCCGACGCATCACCCGTGATATAAGTAAGCAGCGTGCCCGGCGACCGATCCTCACTATGATGCCACTCAATCGTCTGGTTCAACAGCGACCGTAACGAGAGCACCCGAATCCGATACAGAATCTTATCCGCAGCCCAGCCAAACGCACAACCACCAGCGACGTTGGCAAACATCTCGACCAGCGCCATGATGAAGAACAGCAGACCGTACAGGTTTCCGCTGTGGCTAATGCTCTCGGGCGAGGTGCACGGGTTTAGGGCGCCGACGGTGTGACCGAAAATGACGGCTTCGGCGGAGTAGCTGCCGCCGATGATGGCGGACATGCACAGGCCCGCGATGATGAACATCATGTTGGGGCGgagcaaaga
This Aspergillus chevalieri M1 DNA, chromosome 3, nearly complete sequence DNA region includes the following protein-coding sequences:
- a CDS encoding uncharacterized protein (InterPro:IPR024206,IPR009101;~PFAM:PF11410;~SECRETED:SignalP(1-17)), which gives rise to MKLSILASLFLAGSAIAAGTTVEKRGSPTIDDNQPCQSDSKTDYCKSGLCIQEPNQPSGTCRPKGQQN